A portion of the Paucilactobacillus hokkaidonensis JCM 18461 genome contains these proteins:
- a CDS encoding ribose-phosphate diphosphokinase, with amino-acid sequence MTEIKNAGNVKLFALNSNKPLAQGVSDQIGIPLSDATIKQFADGEIQISIDESVRGCEIYVIQSISDPVNSTLMELLIMIDALRRASAKTINVVLPYYGYARQDRKARSREPITAKLIATLLEMDGVDRVVTLDLHAAQVQGFFNIPVDHLLAAPLLANYFYNHDLTKNIVVVAPDHAGVTRARKLAEILKAPIAIIDNRNPEEIERKTEEVPEYVVGDVKGKTAIIIDDIIDTGVRMAVSAMAVKNFGAKHVLACATHAVFSGDAMTKIDESVIEKMIVTDSINLPERKKSKKLVQLSVAPLLGQAIAHVHNNEPVDSLFISSDNTSAKI; translated from the coding sequence ATGACTGAGATTAAAAATGCAGGAAATGTGAAATTATTTGCGTTAAATTCCAATAAACCGTTAGCACAAGGAGTGTCTGACCAAATTGGAATTCCACTCAGCGATGCCACCATCAAACAATTTGCGGATGGTGAGATTCAAATTAGTATTGACGAAAGTGTCCGTGGTTGTGAAATCTATGTAATTCAATCGATCTCTGATCCAGTTAATTCCACTTTAATGGAGCTACTAATCATGATTGATGCGCTGCGGCGTGCCAGTGCCAAGACAATTAACGTGGTGTTACCATATTATGGTTACGCCCGCCAAGATCGAAAAGCGCGTTCACGCGAGCCAATTACAGCTAAACTAATTGCTACATTGTTAGAAATGGATGGTGTGGATAGAGTAGTGACACTTGATTTGCATGCAGCTCAGGTACAAGGATTCTTTAATATTCCTGTGGACCATTTATTAGCAGCACCATTACTAGCAAATTATTTTTATAATCATGATTTGACAAAAAATATTGTGGTTGTGGCACCAGATCATGCTGGAGTCACTCGAGCTCGAAAATTAGCTGAAATTTTGAAGGCGCCAATCGCTATTATTGATAACCGTAATCCGGAAGAGATTGAACGAAAAACGGAAGAGGTTCCAGAATATGTGGTTGGGGATGTTAAAGGGAAAACTGCAATTATTATTGACGATATCATTGATACAGGAGTTAGAATGGCCGTATCCGCGATGGCAGTTAAAAATTTTGGAGCAAAACACGTGTTGGCCTGTGCCACCCATGCGGTTTTCTCGGGAGATGCAATGACTAAAATAGACGAATCGGTAATCGAAAAAATGATTGTGACCGATTCAATTAATTTACCGGAAAGAAAAAAGAGTAAAAAATTAGTTCAATTATCAGTTGCACCATTATTGGGACAAGCAATTGCTCACGTCCATAATAATGAGCCAGTTGATTCATTGTTTATTAGTTCTGACAATACCAGCGCAAAAATATAA